The following proteins are encoded in a genomic region of Alistipes shahii WAL 8301:
- a CDS encoding aminoacyl-histidine dipeptidase — MSEITSLEPRLVWEQFDAITRVPRPSKKEGKIIDFLVDFAKKHHIEYKKDAIGNVVMRKPATPGMEERAAVILQSHMDMVCEKNSDVEFDFDNDPIRTRIDGEWVRAEGTTLGADCGIGMAAALAVMLDETVEHGPVEVLFTVDEETGLTGAFELGEGMLTGKYLVNLDSEDEGEIFIGCAGGIDTIATFHYTMEPSPKNYTFFRVDVSDLQGGHSGDDIDKGRVNSNKTVARLLWDGMQSFELKLCYFNGGNLRNAIPREAYAIFGVPARFKEEFVKRYNLFAADLEAEFRFREPNFKITLNEMPHVDEVLDSRTQSALVYSLVGVPNGVVAMSFAVPGLVETSTNLASVKFAEGNRIVVTSSQRSSVESAKTYVMQMVESVFALAGADVAHSDGYPGWMPDPQSKLLEVTVDAYKRLFGSEPKVRAIHAGLECGLFLEKYPDLEMVSFGPTLRGVHSPDERLEIATVPKFWKLLTEVLKTI, encoded by the coding sequence ATGTCGGAAATAACCTCTTTGGAACCGCGTCTTGTCTGGGAACAGTTCGACGCCATCACGCGTGTGCCGCGTCCTTCGAAGAAGGAGGGCAAAATCATTGATTTTCTGGTCGATTTCGCCAAAAAGCACCATATCGAATATAAAAAGGACGCCATCGGCAACGTCGTGATGCGCAAGCCCGCCACGCCGGGCATGGAGGAGCGCGCAGCCGTGATCCTCCAGTCGCACATGGACATGGTCTGCGAAAAGAACTCCGATGTGGAGTTCGACTTCGACAACGATCCCATCCGCACGCGTATCGACGGCGAGTGGGTCCGGGCCGAAGGTACGACGCTGGGCGCCGACTGCGGTATCGGCATGGCCGCCGCGCTGGCCGTGATGCTCGACGAGACGGTGGAGCACGGTCCCGTCGAGGTGCTGTTCACCGTCGACGAGGAGACGGGCCTCACGGGTGCGTTCGAGCTGGGCGAGGGGATGCTCACGGGCAAATACCTCGTCAACCTCGATTCGGAGGACGAGGGCGAAATCTTCATCGGCTGTGCGGGCGGCATCGACACCATCGCCACGTTCCACTACACGATGGAGCCGTCGCCGAAGAACTACACGTTCTTCCGTGTCGACGTGTCGGACCTTCAGGGCGGACACTCGGGCGACGACATCGACAAGGGCCGCGTCAACTCGAACAAGACCGTGGCGCGCCTGCTGTGGGACGGCATGCAGTCGTTCGAACTCAAACTGTGCTATTTCAACGGCGGCAACCTCCGCAATGCCATTCCCCGCGAGGCTTACGCCATCTTCGGCGTTCCGGCCCGCTTCAAGGAGGAGTTCGTCAAGCGTTACAACCTTTTCGCCGCGGACCTCGAAGCCGAGTTCCGCTTCCGCGAACCCAATTTCAAAATCACGCTCAACGAGATGCCCCACGTCGACGAGGTGCTCGACAGCAGGACGCAGTCGGCGCTGGTCTACTCGTTGGTGGGCGTTCCCAACGGGGTCGTGGCCATGTCGTTCGCCGTTCCGGGGCTGGTCGAGACCTCGACGAACCTCGCTTCGGTGAAGTTCGCGGAGGGCAACCGCATCGTTGTCACCTCGTCGCAGCGGTCGTCGGTCGAGAGCGCCAAGACCTACGTGATGCAGATGGTCGAGTCGGTCTTCGCGCTGGCGGGCGCCGATGTGGCCCATTCCGATGGCTATCCGGGTTGGATGCCCGACCCGCAGTCGAAGCTGCTGGAGGTCACCGTCGATGCCTACAAACGGCTGTTCGGCTCCGAACCCAAGGTCCGCGCCATCCATGCCGGGCTGGAGTGCGGTCTGTTCCTCGAAAAGTATCCCGATCTGGAGATGGTCTCCTTCGGTCCGACGCTCCGCGGCGTGCATTCGCCCGACGAACGGCTCGAAATCGCCACGGTTCCCAAGTTCTGGAAACTGCTGACCGAAGTCCTGAAAACAATCTGA